The following proteins come from a genomic window of Daphnia carinata strain CSIRO-1 chromosome 6, CSIRO_AGI_Dcar_HiC_V3, whole genome shotgun sequence:
- the LOC132087747 gene encoding uncharacterized protein LOC132087747, whose amino-acid sequence MWQAAYYQIKTRTIIDDLNSLEIQSLVPVICSCKNESICCVFVDSRLPFHLRGIPDNIKDDHQGPANNHEACADNHETTADYYEATADNYKTTANNHQAPSNNYETTSNNYETTANNHQATATTTKLPPTTTKLPPTTTKLPPTTIKLPPTTTKLPPTTTKLPTTTTKPLVTTTKPSTLSSYCNINTCSTPSDNTLCKYSNTTWGAACQPAYPTASSINADEIKIILQAHNEYRRRVAQGLETRGNPGPQLSASNMRQLIWDEELAVMAQTHAQQCVFEHDTCRDVSRFQVGQNMYVGASSANNLNTSNWQLAVTAWYDEVDGMANDYVTSFPENPPKVIGHYTQLVWATSYTIGCGVAYYQSTAVFGVKFPYNRLYVCNYGPAGNFIDSPVYEQGTAGSACPSPTSNNNGLCA is encoded by the exons ATGTGGCAAGCTGCGTACTATCAAATAAAAACGCGCACAATCATCGACGATTTAAACAGTTTGGAGATTCAGAGCCTCGTCCCAGTTATCTGCTCCTGTAAGAATGAAAGTATTTGCTGTGTCTTTGTTGATTCTCGTTTGCCTTTTCACTTGCGGG GAATCCCAGACAACATTAAAGACGACCACCAAGGTCCCGCCAACAACCACGAAGCTTGCGCCGACAACCACGAAACTACCGCCGACTACTACGAAGCTACCGCCGACAACTACAAAACTACCGCCAACAACCACCAAGCTCCCTCCAACAACTACGAAACTACCTCCAACAACTACGAAACTACCGCCAACAACCACCAAGCTACCGCCACAACTACGAAACTACCGCCAACGACCACGAAACTACCACCAACAACCACCAAGCTCCCGCCAACAACCATCAAGCTCCCGCCAACAACCACCAAGCTCCCGCCAACAACCACCAAGCTCCCGACCACAACTACGAAACCACTTGTGACGACAACAAAACCTTCGACTCTATCTTCTTACTGTAACATTAATACGTGCAGTACGCCAAGCGACAATACCCTCTGCAAATATTCG AATACCACCTGGGGAGCAGCTTGCCAACCAGCATATCCAACAGCGTCAAGCATCAACGCtgatgaaatcaaaataattttgcAAGCGCATAATGAGTACAGGCGTAGGGTTGCTCAGGGTCTCGAAACTCGCGGCAATCCAGGTCCCCAACTATCGGCATCTAATATGAGACAATTG ATCTGGGATGAGGAATTGGCCGTGATGGCGCAAACGCACGCCCAGCAATGCGTATTCGAACACGACACTTGCCGTGATGTCT CTCGATTCCAAGTTGGTCAAAATATGTACGTTGGTGCATCTTCGGCCAATAACCTGAACACATCTAACTGGCAACTAGCTGTAACTGCATGGTATGATGAAGTCGACGGCATGGCGAATGACTATGTCACCAGCTTCCC GGAAAATCCACCTAAAGTCATTGGTCATTACACCCAACTTGTATGGGCCACTTCCTACACCATAGGCTGTGGAGTGGCTTATTACCAATCTACAGCT GTTTTTGGTGTCAAGTTTCCGTACAATCGATTGTACGTGTGCAATTACGGTCCAGCTGGAAATTTTATCGATTCACCAGTCTACGAGCAAGGAACAGCTGGATCTGCCTGTCCATCTCCAACTTCAAATAATAATGGACTGTGCGCTTGA
- the LOC130702332 gene encoding hemocyte protein-glutamine gamma-glutamyltransferase-like: protein MSSPLNQSGSPGMLRRSMMNQQGSPTMLRHSMSGNSGLNNLATSSGFPRRTNEQDGMGNNAGIRSGSNSAAYRASLVSHYAEDLDRRRRAERALEEKLTDGMPSDNLKIDSVELFARDNAREHRTDRYEVVLDCGRDIGSSSTMARSRSMTNMASINSMDYHSSSSASTAVLRRGQPFFMAVRVKDRNFDPRRDVLRAVFTFGPNPQVTKGSKVVLPFHMNQREFTRAPQKWDMRIHQQEGFNFSCQVHIPAKALVGLWRLNIETTTTMPGARIDEFRCKDDIYVLFNPFCREDSVYLDDEELRREYLMNDTGKVFVGTHHRPKGRRWIYGQFSDVALPAAQLLLGQSGLNPTERGNPVQVVRAIASIINANEGFGLLEGKWEGSFEDGVCPWVWTGSSKIFEHYLRNGSKPVKYGQCWVFAAVATSIFRALGIPSRPVTNFVSARDTNHTLSVDKYFDVFGDEMKGGPDGDNQDALWNFHAWTEVWMSRLDLQPGYNGWQAVDPTPPPLYRQNNTGADSKSRGPLAVEGFRRGPSSVESVRRGEIGFSFDTPYLFAEINAEVTHFQEDETSHWGFKKIPVNNYQVGRMILTKRPGADDDVSDADVEDITGLYKTLDNTSRYQKQTDGCFNSLFNQGMTSPYMERRDRERERDMIQYPGASVRRLSAVDIARKPWYDESRYPADSGNTAADRMLAMNAARSVERSQPIFDSRTSNDDVQFDLVEQEKVALGQPFNVQLLIQNRSQETRTITTYLCANSVYYTGVSARRLGRNDRQFVLQPGSRETLQLRISWEEYRERVVDYGFIKVFAMASVQETKQSWSAEDDFQLEKPKLDIQVRGNPQIGQECFATFSFMNPIPVTLTECEFTFEGSGLVRAQIVKYRDVKPGEMISFVQKFLPRFSGERKLVGTFNSRELGDIIGSRPIHVRE from the exons ATGAGTTCTCCACTCAATCAATCTGGCtctccag GCATGTTGCGTCGTTCGATGATGAATCAACAAGGATCACCAA CCATGTTGCGTCATTCCATGAGTGGCAATTCAGGACTGAACAATTTGGCCACTTCGTCAGGCTTTCCTCGTCGCACTAACGAACAAGATGGTATGGGTAACAACGCAGGAATCCGTTCAGGTAGCAACAGTGCAGCTTATCGTGCATCATTGGTATCGCACTACGCCGAAGACTTGGACAGACGTCGCCGGGCTGAACGAGCTCTCGAGGAAAAACTAACCGACGGAA TGCCTTCAGATAATTTGAAGATCGATTCTGTTGAATTGTTCGCGCGAGACAATGCAAGGGAACATCGTACCGATCGCTACGAAGTCGTTCTTGATTGTGGCCGC GATATTGGATCGTCGTCAACCATGGCTAGGTCCAGGTCGATGACGAATATGGCATCGATAAATTCGATGGATTACCATTCATCTTCTTCGGCGTCTACAGCAGTTCTTCGTCGTGGTCAGCCGTTTTTCATGGCTGTGCGGGTGAAGGATCGCAATTTCGATCCGCGTCGTGACGTTTTGCGCGCTGTGTTTACTTTCg GCCCGAATCCGCAAGTCACGAAAGGAAGTAAAGTGGTTTTGCCTTTCCACATGAATCAGCGTGAATTCACTCGAGCTCCACAAAAATGGGATATGCGGATCCATCAACAGGAGGGTTTCAACTTCTCTTGTCAA GTTCATATTCCTGCAAAGGCACTTGTCGGATTATGGCGACTGAACATCGAAACTACCACGACAATGCCGGGTGCCCGCATTGACGAATTCCGTTGTAAAGATGACATTTACGTCTTGTTCAATCCATTTTGTCGAG AGGATTCTGTGTACTTGGACGATGAGGAACTCCGTCGAGAGTATCTCATGAATGACACGGGCAAGGTGTTTGTTGGTACCCATCACCGACCCAAAGGTCGTCGCTGGATCTACGGACAGTTTTCTGACGTGGCCTTACCAGCAGCTCAACTTTTGCTCGGCCAATCTGGTTTGAATCCAACGGAAAGAGGCAATCCTGTTCAAGTTGTTCGTGCCATCGCTTCAATC ATCAACGCCAACGAAGGTTTTGGTTTGTTGGAGGGCAAATGGGAAGGTTCGTTTGAAGACGGAGTTTGTCCGTGGGTCTGGACTGGCAGCTCTAAGATCTTCGAGCACTATCTGCGAAATGGTTCCAAGCCAGTCAAATACGGACAGTGCTGGGTCTTCGCGGCCGTCGCCACTTCTA TCTTCCGCGCTTTGGGTATTCCTTCCCGTCCTGTTACTAATTTCGTCTCTGCACGTGATACAAATCACACGCTGTCGGTCGACAAGTATTTCGATGTTTTCGGAGACGAGATGAAAGGTGGCCCAGATGGCGACAATCAAGATGCCTTATGGAACTTCCACGCTTG GACTGAAGTGTGGATGTCGCGGCTCGATCTCCAACCCGGTTACAATGGCTGGCAGGCAGTTGATCCGACTCCCCCTCCTCTGTATCGTCAGAACAACACTGGAG CTGATTCTAAAAGTCGAGGTCCTTTGGCTGTCGAAGGTTTCCGTCGAGGTCCGTCTTCGGTTGAGTCTGTCCGTCGCGGCGAAATTGGATTTTCCTTTGACACTCCTTAT CTTTTTGCGGAAATCAACGCTGAAGTCACTCATTTCCAGGAGGACGAGACGTCTCACTGGGGATTCAAGAAGATTCCCGTCAATAATTATCA GGTTGGACGTATGATTTTGACCAAGCGACCGGGAGCCGATGACGACGTCAGCGATGCTGACGTAGAAGATATCACTGGTCTTTACAAGACTCTCGATAACACGTCTCGCTACCAAAAACAAACCGACGGATGTTTCAATTCTCTCTTTA ACCAAGGAATGACTTCACCGTATATGGAAAGGAGAGATagggaaagagaaagggaTATGATCCAATATCCAGGAGCATCAGTGCGTCGTCTAAGTGCAGTAGACATCGCCCGCAAACCCTGGTACGATGAATCACGCTATCCAGCTGATTCAGGGAACACAGCTGCTGATCGTATGTTAGCCATGAACGCAGCCCGAAGTGTTGAACGATCCCAGCCCATTTTTGATTCCCGTACTTCCAATGATGACGTTCAATTTGATTTGGTTGAGCAAGAAAAAGTTGCATTGGGCCAGCCATTTAATGTGCAACTTCTCATTCAG AACCGCTCTCAAGAAACAAGAACCATCACGACATATCTATGTGCCAATTCCGTCTATTACACAGGAGTCAGTGCACGCCGTCTTGGCCGCAACGATCGTCAGTTTGTCCTTCAACCGGGAAGCC GAGAAACTCTTCAACTCCGCATAAGTTGGGAAGAATACCGTGAAAGAGTTGTCGACTATGGATTCATTAAGGTGTTCGCCATGGCTTCTGTGCAAGAGACGAAGCAATCGTGGAGCGCAGAGGACGACTTCCAGCTGGAGAAACCAAAATTGGATATTCAG GTGCGAGGAAATCCCCAGATAGGCCAGGAATGCTTTGCTACTTTCTCATTCATGAATCCAATTCCAGTTACGCTGACTGAGTGCGAGTTTACATTTGAAGGATCGGGTTTGGTTCGTGCTCAAATAGTAAAATACCG CGACGTTAAACCCGGAGAAATGATCAGCTTCGTTCAAAAGTTCCTTCCCCGGTTTAGTGGTGAGCGCAAACTGGTCGGAACGTTCAACTCTCGAGAACTGGGAGATATTATCGGCTCTCGTCCAATCCATGTTCGTGAGTAA
- the LOC130702482 gene encoding uncharacterized protein LOC130702482: protein MNDMKNINKIDGKCIFTQCPLRKYATRDVIRCFDSLSVKRQRQPMHIAFIGDSIIRQHFVSFLRLFPDYDSQITTQFNRFAYKNWSMQHHDDRNVTSQLLDNLRISFFWRNLINNELIADFKRWASTDDDSQAPDHIFLGLTVHHIIENDLITFKELLETSLVPLINQNLAIHRHQRVVWLRLHAAIDQFYQYYGGFYAETVTMYNEAIERVLKSTKVMMWDTIVTIVEEYLRACALTAYTRPDFDRVLIDKWMDGGYMKCNDFVYPGMTAIAIGTQLIINHMCETLA, encoded by the exons ATGAATGACATGAAGAACATTAATAAGATCGATGGAAAATGCATTTTTACTCAGTGCCCACTCAGGAAATACGCAACGAGAGATGTCATCCGTTGTTTTGATTCGTTATCAGTTAAACGGCAAAGACAACCGATGCATATTGCTTTTATAGGCGATTCAATCATACGTCAGCACTTTGTCAGTTTTCTCCGG ctATTTCCTGACTACGACAGCCAAATTACGACGCAATTTAACAGGTTCGCCTATAAAAATTGGAGTATGCAACATCATGATGATCGCAACGTTACGAGTCAGCTGTTGGATAATTtacgcatttctttcttctggcGAAATCTTATAAATAACGAGTTGATTGCTGATTTCAAACGATGGGCATCGACTGATGACGACAGTCAAGCGCCAGACCATATTTTTTTAG GCTTGACAGTTCATCACATTATAGAGAACGACCTTATCACATTCAAGGAATTACTAGAAACAAGTCTAGTGCCATTGATTAATCAGAACCTAGCCATACATCGGCATCAACGAGTTGTTTGGCTGCGTCTTCATGCTGCAATTGATCAATTCTATCAATATTATGGAGGTTTTTATGCGGAAACGGTTACCATGTATAACGAAGCCATCGAGCGTGTCCTGAA GAGTACGAAAGTAATGATGTGGGATACCATCGTCACTATTGTCGAGGAATATCTGCGTGCGTGCGCCTTAACCGCATACACTCGACCCGATTTTGATCGAGTCTTAATCGATAAATGGATGGATGGAGGGTACATGAAATGCAACGATTTCGTATATCCAGGAATGACTGCGATAGCAATTGGTACACAACTCATCATCAATCACATGTGTGAAACTCTTGCCTAA
- the LOC130702306 gene encoding uncharacterized protein LOC130702306, giving the protein MGQHFSGTMRSFLLILALSTCYLTAAPPDMQARVEQLEKNYAKIIDLETKVGRLEAKIEKQDSLLAILEKGHHPLKDNVDINQPRRQIVILRTCHEIHVANPSHLSGMYWIDPDGQGIGDPPIHVHCDMEAPEATGDNWKWVPVKGTTSILHDSESEMDIGNCTEPGCYSRQIKYYASDRQIEALKQLSQNCTQNIKYDCRRSPLSYNETAYAWWIDKYGKTGNFSKSHCDNLDDEKPFRKLSFRNERVPLTRIHFSNPFKRSGQYEVRRLRCHGKAKTEAMPRSCEDLWLMGHTLNGIYSVRGAKQIETVFCQFDTRPNEQGFQKRIGYQDIKTRPIYFYVQKDNKFSERNVPLPFELTIVNIGGAMDLPSGVFTAPVNGTYFFSFAGLAQFPVVPDPVLREIGANLYKNGERIAISQVNKGHLVYPDNLSPITVQSTVSLQTGDEVWIQISIGISGGFLYGERQLMNQGSHTHFNGWLLEEEI; this is encoded by the exons ATGGGACAACATTTTTCCGGGACGATGCGatcatttcttcttattttggcGCTGTCTACGTGCTATCTCACGGCTGCTCCACCTGATATGCAAGCAAGAGTTGAACAACTCGAGAAAAACTAT GCcaaaattattgatttggaGACGAAAGTCGGTCGACTGgaagccaaaattgaaaaacaggattcaCTTTTAGCTATTTTGGAAAAAGGACATCACCCTTTGAAAGATAATGTCGACATCAATCAACCTCGTCGTCAGATCGTAATTCTTCGCACTTGCCATGAAATCCACGTCGCAAATCCGTCGCACCTCTCCGGTATGTACTGGATTGATCCAGACGGACAAGGCATCGGTGATCCACCAATCCACGTCCATTGCGACATGGAGGCACCGGAGGCAACTGGAGATAACTGGAAGTGGGTTCCTGTCAAAGGCACAACATCTATTTTGCATGACAGCGAGTCGGAAATGGACATTGGAAATTGCACAGAACCTGGATGTTACTCGAGGCAAATCAAATATTACGCAAGCGATAGACAAATCGAAGCGTTAAAGCAATTGTCCCAAAACTGCACACAAAACATTAAG TACGATTGCAGAAGATCGCCGTTAAGCTACAATGAGACCGCCTATGCTTGGTGGATCGACAAATACGGCAAAACGGGAAACTTTTCCAAGAGCCACTGTGACAACCTCGATGACGAAAAACCTTTTCGGAAGC TTTCCTTCCGTAACGAGCGTGTGCCTCTTACGCGCATCCATTTTAGCAACCCGTTTAAGCGCTCCGGCCAGTACGAAGTGAGGCGGTTACGATGTCATGGAAAGGCAAAAACGGAGGCAATGCCGAGATCGTGCGAAGATTTGTGGCTGATGGGACACACTCTCAACGGAATCTACTCAGTCAGGGGTGCTAAACAAATAGAAACTGTTTTCTGCCAATTTGATACACGACCTAATGAACAAG GTTTCCAGAAGAGGATCGGCTATCAAGACATAAAAACAAGGCCAATATACTTCTACGTACAGAAAGACAACAAATTTTCGGAAAGAAACGTTCCACTTCCGTTTGAGCTTACCATAGTAAACATTGGAGGGGCCATGGATTTGCCAAGCGGCGTATTCACAGCACCCGTCAACGGAacttacttcttttcttttgctggaCTCGCGCAATTTCCGGTGGTTCCAGATCCAGTGCTAAGGGAAATAGGCGCGAATCTTTATAAAAACGGTGAAAGAATAGCAATTAGTCAGGTTAACAAAGGCCACCTCGTATATCCGGATAATCTAAGTCCAATCACCGTCCAAAGTACTGTATCTTTGCAAACCGGAGACGAAGTATGGATCCAGATAAGTATTGGGATCAGCGGAGGGTTTCTATACGGTGAAAGGCAGTTGATGAACCAGGGTTCACACACGCATTTTAACGGGTGgcttttagaagaagaaatctaA
- the LOC132088042 gene encoding uncharacterized protein LOC132088042, giving the protein HHYFYQAEIREALTYKVIQLEAKAQQQQQLLEVLQNAKPRSNCQSVVNGDNGNKSRAISTMPTSCADLQVMGYYLNGFYSAMGVGKMNSIYCDFTKQSSEPGFQQLIGFTETKSVPTAFYVQRSSSFPPSTRIPFPVERLNVGGAMNLTSGIFTAPVTGNYFFSLSGTAYISASTSRLVFTISLYMFDNPIAYGYADEMSADCQYETFYLQSTFHMMKGDQVWSIETGVYLYGGLFTHFNGWLLQEDVFQSTNANKNK; this is encoded by the exons CATCACTATTTCTATCAGGCTGAAATTAGAGAAGCTTTGACATACAAAGTTATTCAACTGGAGGCAAAAgcacagcaacaacaacagctgcTAGAAGTGCTACAAAACGCAAAACCACGATCAAATTGTCAATCAGTCGTCAATGGCGATAACGGTAATAAATCAAGGGCAATCAGCACAATGCCAACCTCTTGTGCTGATCTACAGGTTATGGGATACTACCTAAATGGATTCTACTCTGCCATGGGCGTTGGGAAGATGAACAGCATCTACTGCGATTTTACGAAACAATCTAGCGAACCGG GTTTCCAGCAATTGATTGGTTTTACAGAAACCAAATCAGTGCCAACGGCTTTCTACGTGCAAAGAAGCTCATCTTTCCCGCCCTCCACTCGCATTCCTTTTCCAGTTGAAAGGCTTAATGTGGGTGGAGCCATGAACCTCACGTCGGGAATTTTCACGGCTCCAGTAACGGGAAATTACTTTTTCTCCCTATCAGGAACGGCTTACATTTCAGCATCAACAAGCAGACTCGTCTTTACCATAAGTCTTTACATGTTTGACAATCCCATCGCGTACGGCTATGCTGATGAAATGAGTGCAGATTGCCAATATGAGACATTTTACCTTCAGTCAACATTCCATATGATGAAGGGTGACCAGGTTTGGTCCATCGAAACAGGAGTGTATCTCTATGGGGGGTTATTTACTCATTTTAATGGTTGGTTACTGCAAGAAGACGTATTTCAATCAACAAATgccaataaaaacaaataa